The Neorhodopirellula lusitana genome segment AAACGTCAATCGCTCGTGATCCAGTCCCATCAAGTGCAACAATGTCGCGTTAAAATCATAGACCGTCGTTTCGTTGACGGCGGCCTTGAAACCAAACTCATCACTTTCCCCGTAACTAAAGCCACGCTTCGCGCCGGCACCGGTCAGGAAACACGTGAACGCGCCTGGGTTGTGGTCACGGCCCGTTCCGTTGGCTTGCAAAAACGGCATCCGTCCGAACTCCGTTGCCCACACCACCAACGTGTGATCCAGCAAACCGCGTTGCCGCATATCTGCGATCAGCGCCGCCGTGGGCTGATCCATGATCTCGGCCTGCATCGCGTGAGTTCGCTTGATGTCGGAATGCGAATCCCAATTGGTGATTCCGTTGCCACCGGCCGGGTCACTTCCGTTGAACAGCTGCACGACCCGAACGCCCTTTTCAATCAAACGTCGTGCCAGGATGCAGTTTCTGGCGTAGTGCCCACGCAACTCACTGCCGCCTTCGACACCATAAGCCTTCAGTGTTGCCGCGGATTCACCGGCCAAGTCCATCACATCGGGAACGGACGTCTGCATCTTGCCCGCCAGTTCGTAGCTGGCGATTCGCCCAGCCAAGTTCGCATCGCCTGGATAGAGTGATAAATGGCGTGCGTTAAGACGCTGCAACAGATCGATCGTCGCGCGATCATCGTGGGCACTCAAACCGCGAGGCCGATTCAGATTGGTCGGTGGATTCTTGGCCGTGAAGTCCGTTCCCTGAAACGCAGCGGGTAGAAATCCATTGCCGAAATTGTTCTTACCACTCCGCGCCATCCCGCGCGGATCATTGATCGCCACAAACGAAGGCAGCTCTTGGTTCTCGGTGCCCAACGCATAAGTCACCCATGAACCAAACGATGGAAAGCCTTCCATCGTGAAGCCGGTGTTCATGAAGTTTTCACCCTGCGGGTGCGCACTGGTGTCCGTCTTCAATGCGTGAAAGAAGCAGAAATCGTCGACCTGTTTGGCCAGATGCGGCACCAGGTCGGACACCATCTTGCCGGTTTCGCCGCGTGGCTTGAAATCCCAAAACGGCTTAGCAATGTTTCCTGACGGTCCTTCGAACGTCACCGCGGGTAGCCCGGGTGGCTTCTTGCCATCCAAGTCCCACAAAGCAGGTTTGTAATCAAATGTGTCCAGGTGACTGACGGCACCCGGCAGGTAGATCACCAGCACTTGCTTCGCTGGCATGTCAAAGTGCGGCTTTCGCGAAGCGTATGGACGATCGGGATCAATGCTAGGACGAATCGGAGCCTTGTGCCCTGCTCGACCGACTTCACTATGACCGCCAGCGCCGCCACCCAAATCGCTGGCCAGCAAACCGTCGGCACTCAACATACTTGTCAGTGCAAGTCCCGCTGTCGAGAGACCAGCAGTGCCCAAAAAGCCGCGGCGGTCCAGCAGACGCCGACCTTGAAGGGAGAGTTTTTCAGGATTGATCATGGGAGGGTCGTTGAAAAGACGGCAATGAATGGATCAAAGAAGAACGGATCAGGGAAGAAACGCGAACTCGTTGGAATTGATGAGTGCCCGGCAAACTAACGACAACTGCCCATCGCTTACCAAGTCCGACACAGCCTCTATTTCAGGCACACTGGGGGAACGCCCCAGGATCAATTCGAAACAACGTTCGACAGCACGTTGGCCAGGCCCGCCGGACTCTGAAATGGCTCGCGCGGCGATCATCTCGCTCTGCTGCATCACGAACGTACTGTTCATCAGATTCAGTGCTTGCAGCGGCGTTGTTGAGACCGGCCGTTTCGGCTTCACTTGGCCACAATCAGGAAAGTCGAATGCCGTAAACATTTGGTCGTCGACTCGCCGCATTCGTTCTTGATAGATCATCCGGCGCCACGTCTCGGGACCGTAGTTGTTGGTCACTTCCCATTGTGCATAACGTTCCTTCACGTTGTGGATCCGGAAACTGCGACCACCAACCTGTTCATCCAACAGACCCGACGCTTGCAGGATCGAATCACGGATCACTTCCGCTTCGACACGCTTGGGCGGGAAACGCCACAACAGGGCTGCGTT includes the following:
- a CDS encoding DUF1501 domain-containing protein, with translation MINPEKLSLQGRRLLDRRGFLGTAGLSTAGLALTSMLSADGLLASDLGGGAGGHSEVGRAGHKAPIRPSIDPDRPYASRKPHFDMPAKQVLVIYLPGAVSHLDTFDYKPALWDLDGKKPPGLPAVTFEGPSGNIAKPFWDFKPRGETGKMVSDLVPHLAKQVDDFCFFHALKTDTSAHPQGENFMNTGFTMEGFPSFGSWVTYALGTENQELPSFVAINDPRGMARSGKNNFGNGFLPAAFQGTDFTAKNPPTNLNRPRGLSAHDDRATIDLLQRLNARHLSLYPGDANLAGRIASYELAGKMQTSVPDVMDLAGESAATLKAYGVEGGSELRGHYARNCILARRLIEKGVRVVQLFNGSDPAGGNGITNWDSHSDIKRTHAMQAEIMDQPTAALIADMRQRGLLDHTLVVWATEFGRMPFLQANGTGRDHNPGAFTCFLTGAGAKRGFSYGESDEFGFKAAVNETTVYDFNATLLHLMGLDHERLTFYHNGIERRLTNVHGTVVKDVVA